In Streptomyces sp. NBC_00433, a single genomic region encodes these proteins:
- a CDS encoding RES family NAD+ phosphorylase codes for MVNSRPPTALPGTPRPVVLAEGTELFRLHSARRTATAFNPSPADVFYGGGRFDATAFDAYTYLYAGLTAAAAVCESLLRSVPFAENSGPRLVPKARVLGRRLSFLRLAADLTVLPLVSGQDLAAVAQDAWLTQAEAADYPFTRHWGHWIRAHSSPWAQGFVWPSKREPADRALVLFGDRCPPGVLTESGAVPVELDQSQGENWLNSVLEPYQARLAP; via the coding sequence ATGGTGAACAGCCGTCCGCCCACCGCCCTGCCCGGCACGCCCAGGCCCGTTGTGCTGGCCGAGGGCACCGAACTCTTCCGGCTGCACAGCGCCCGCAGGACCGCCACCGCCTTCAACCCGTCTCCCGCCGATGTGTTCTACGGCGGCGGCCGATTCGACGCGACCGCGTTCGACGCGTACACGTACCTGTACGCCGGACTGACGGCCGCCGCGGCGGTGTGCGAGTCGCTGCTGCGGTCGGTGCCGTTCGCCGAGAACTCCGGGCCCCGGCTGGTGCCGAAGGCGAGGGTTCTGGGGCGGCGGCTGTCCTTCCTCCGGCTGGCCGCCGACCTGACCGTGCTGCCGCTGGTGTCGGGCCAGGACCTTGCGGCGGTCGCCCAGGACGCCTGGCTGACGCAGGCGGAAGCGGCCGACTACCCGTTCACCCGGCACTGGGGCCACTGGATCCGCGCGCACAGTTCACCGTGGGCTCAGGGATTCGTGTGGCCGTCCAAACGGGAGCCGGCCGACCGGGCCCTGGTCCTGTTCGGCGACCGCTGCCCACCCGGCGTATTGACGGAATCCGGGGCGGTGCCCGTCGAACTGGACCAGTCTCAGGGCGAAAACTGGCTCAATTCTGTCCTTGAGCCCTATCAGGCGCGACTGGCGCCGTAG
- a CDS encoding CHAT domain-containing protein — METVNGPGTPGGRRLEAAVAFDRWEEDPDDERRLADGLRLALALLPDVGGTDDEPLLHEMLGDLYFHRSLVTGIDPAVSVDDLRAATEHHRSAAGTAGAGADLALLRQKLSLSLVLLGKVTNDPAVLRQALAEFGGALATVEQVRAAMGAEPTAQDPGEPWWLWPTTVEMLFARGLLWGQWRDMTQLDAAKGELAAVLAREAALDDLDPNYQDLLGRLLYAVGAENDDDASRELALELLRRAVAGWRPDVDGDVPPAATALAMLQFSRYGADRDPDRLADVAAGAQVLLALPGLDPELRPQFRMLQRAVHVERVELGLAESDPAILAGADPDYAAILRSTMAEMPDLDESGRSAMEREMTGPQQLGDAFDRLYGRWQSMDHGSEDYGVAAGALLTQAMNADPHGRHIGQERVEELLKAAVAVRTENSAWQVGLRGLTSMLLARSGIASGGPAVQRAVEYAEKAALLGASDQQLRAVAGLSRSTAAVIRGQLLGSRDDVESALAEWQNVRDSDVLDDRQRHLYDAQFASLAVGRALARRDLAGVDAQVSTLTQVFRGMPPDDYSRAETWTLLSNARMARDRLADDLGEPPLPPEPGRPRPAEIRASAKKLPQDHRAWVLGDNGTSWCADGVRTRNLAVLVEGTALVEEALELCDEGGDSWLRYAYSLGISNCARAQFEQKLSRLDAGIGWLERALSFTGGPEHRLWVTAGMSLGNAYRLRSQARGSTTARADRARGRAVGLDALRGHAWATFLQSGTEHATQAAAEATEVALDVAGWCLEDGIPEEAVRALDSCRGLVLHAATTATTVPERLVAAGRADLADEWRAAGGDGANGSAPGVPSGASSDLRRRVLETFTGPEGVRQPQDMLLEPPGPGEIGAALRMLGADALVYLVPGGEDRNGAAVLVTSDGRTHSLPLVHLLERSGPIRDYQPLPQGRDMGPATPVGEPGPPPLAKQLDRLCSWAWSVAMKPLLGSLGAPERKPVVVLVPMGAFGVIPWHAAWEPGLRGARTYAIERASISYAASARLLCDVAARPAARHRGTALIVGNPTGDLRYAGEEAAAIWQAFYPDGEFVGAQATPDRVRNWLRGPDSAGGVLHLACHGTVEEHRRHSAYLALSGGELAAEEMTEAARGPGGDATALELVVLAACRSHVSGRGHNEAYSLATAFLVTGARSVVGSLWPVPDATTSVLMFMVHHYLRREGEPPGRALRRAQLWMLDPMRRIPDDMPEALRERAAVVARDDLSGWAGFTHLGQ, encoded by the coding sequence GTGGAGACAGTCAACGGTCCCGGCACACCGGGTGGGCGCAGGCTGGAGGCCGCGGTGGCCTTCGACCGGTGGGAGGAAGATCCGGACGACGAGCGGCGCTTGGCCGACGGACTACGCCTCGCCCTGGCCCTGCTGCCCGACGTCGGGGGCACGGACGACGAGCCGTTGCTGCACGAAATGCTGGGCGACCTGTATTTCCACCGGTCCCTCGTGACGGGCATCGACCCGGCCGTGTCGGTCGACGACCTGCGGGCCGCCACCGAACACCATCGGAGCGCCGCCGGAACCGCCGGCGCCGGCGCCGACCTCGCTCTGCTGCGGCAGAAGCTGAGCCTTTCCCTCGTGCTGCTCGGCAAGGTCACGAACGACCCGGCGGTGCTGCGGCAGGCGCTGGCGGAGTTCGGCGGGGCGCTCGCGACGGTCGAGCAGGTGCGGGCCGCGATGGGCGCGGAACCCACCGCCCAGGACCCGGGCGAACCGTGGTGGCTGTGGCCCACCACCGTCGAAATGCTCTTCGCGCGTGGCCTGTTGTGGGGCCAGTGGCGGGACATGACACAACTGGACGCCGCCAAAGGGGAGTTGGCCGCCGTACTGGCCAGAGAGGCGGCGTTGGACGACCTCGACCCCAACTACCAGGACCTGCTGGGCAGGTTGCTCTACGCCGTCGGCGCCGAAAACGACGACGACGCCTCCCGCGAACTGGCCCTGGAACTGCTCCGCAGGGCGGTGGCCGGCTGGCGGCCCGACGTGGACGGCGACGTCCCGCCCGCTGCCACGGCCCTGGCGATGCTGCAGTTCTCGCGCTACGGGGCGGACCGCGACCCGGATCGGCTGGCCGACGTCGCCGCCGGTGCCCAGGTCCTCCTCGCGCTGCCCGGGTTGGACCCGGAACTGCGCCCGCAGTTCCGGATGCTGCAACGGGCGGTGCACGTCGAGCGCGTCGAACTGGGCCTGGCGGAGTCCGATCCGGCGATCTTGGCAGGGGCGGACCCGGACTACGCGGCGATACTGCGGAGCACGATGGCCGAGATGCCGGACCTCGACGAGTCGGGGCGGTCCGCCATGGAACGGGAGATGACCGGCCCCCAGCAGCTCGGGGACGCCTTCGACCGGCTCTACGGCCGCTGGCAGTCGATGGATCACGGCAGCGAGGATTACGGGGTGGCGGCCGGCGCTCTGCTCACCCAGGCCATGAACGCCGACCCGCATGGCCGGCATATCGGCCAGGAGCGTGTCGAGGAGCTGCTGAAGGCGGCCGTCGCGGTGCGCACCGAGAACAGTGCGTGGCAGGTGGGCCTGCGCGGCCTCACCAGCATGCTGCTCGCCAGGAGCGGGATCGCCTCCGGCGGACCGGCTGTTCAACGCGCGGTGGAATACGCGGAAAAGGCCGCCCTGCTGGGGGCGAGCGACCAGCAGCTGCGGGCGGTGGCGGGTCTCAGCAGGTCCACGGCCGCGGTGATCCGCGGCCAGCTGCTCGGCAGCAGGGACGACGTGGAATCCGCACTCGCCGAGTGGCAGAACGTGCGCGATTCCGATGTGCTGGATGACCGCCAACGGCACCTCTACGACGCCCAGTTCGCCTCTCTCGCGGTCGGTCGGGCACTGGCCCGCCGCGATCTGGCGGGCGTCGACGCGCAGGTGAGCACGCTGACTCAGGTGTTCCGCGGGATGCCGCCCGACGACTACTCCCGTGCCGAGACGTGGACGCTGCTGTCGAACGCACGTATGGCGCGCGACCGGCTCGCCGATGACCTGGGCGAGCCGCCACTGCCCCCCGAGCCCGGCCGCCCGCGGCCCGCCGAGATCCGCGCGTCGGCGAAGAAGCTGCCGCAGGACCACCGCGCCTGGGTGCTCGGCGACAACGGGACCTCCTGGTGCGCGGACGGCGTCCGCACCAGGAATCTCGCCGTCCTCGTGGAAGGCACGGCTCTGGTGGAGGAGGCGCTGGAGCTGTGCGACGAGGGGGGCGACAGCTGGCTGCGGTACGCCTACTCGCTGGGCATCTCCAACTGCGCCCGCGCGCAGTTCGAACAGAAACTCAGCCGGCTCGACGCGGGCATCGGGTGGCTGGAGCGCGCGCTGTCGTTCACCGGCGGTCCCGAGCACCGGTTGTGGGTCACGGCCGGCATGAGCCTGGGAAACGCCTACCGGCTGCGCTCCCAAGCGCGTGGCAGCACCACGGCGCGCGCCGACCGGGCCCGGGGCCGGGCCGTCGGTCTGGACGCACTGCGCGGCCACGCCTGGGCGACCTTCCTCCAGTCGGGCACGGAACACGCGACGCAGGCAGCCGCGGAAGCCACCGAAGTGGCCCTGGACGTGGCGGGCTGGTGTCTTGAGGACGGGATACCGGAGGAGGCGGTCCGGGCCCTGGACTCCTGCCGCGGCCTGGTGCTGCACGCGGCGACGACGGCGACGACGGTCCCGGAGCGGCTGGTGGCGGCAGGCCGGGCCGATCTGGCCGACGAGTGGCGGGCCGCCGGCGGGGACGGCGCGAACGGCAGTGCGCCGGGCGTTCCGTCCGGGGCGTCCAGCGACCTGCGCCGCCGGGTGCTGGAGACGTTCACCGGTCCGGAAGGTGTCCGGCAGCCGCAGGACATGCTGCTGGAACCGCCCGGACCCGGGGAGATCGGCGCCGCGCTGCGCATGCTCGGCGCGGACGCGCTGGTGTACCTGGTACCCGGCGGCGAGGACCGCAACGGCGCGGCCGTGCTGGTCACGTCCGACGGCCGTACCCATTCCCTGCCACTGGTGCACTTACTGGAGCGGTCGGGCCCGATCCGTGACTACCAACCTCTGCCGCAGGGCCGGGACATGGGCCCGGCCACCCCGGTCGGCGAGCCGGGGCCGCCGCCGCTGGCCAAGCAGCTCGACCGACTGTGCTCGTGGGCGTGGTCGGTCGCGATGAAGCCGCTGTTGGGCTCTCTCGGCGCCCCCGAACGCAAGCCGGTTGTCGTCCTGGTGCCGATGGGCGCGTTCGGCGTGATCCCCTGGCACGCGGCGTGGGAACCCGGCCTGCGCGGCGCCAGGACGTACGCCATCGAACGCGCCTCGATCTCCTACGCCGCTTCGGCGCGGCTCCTGTGTGACGTCGCCGCCCGCCCGGCAGCGCGGCATCGGGGTACGGCGCTGATCGTCGGCAACCCCACCGGCGACCTGCGGTACGCGGGCGAGGAGGCGGCCGCCATCTGGCAGGCCTTCTATCCGGACGGCGAGTTCGTGGGCGCGCAGGCCACGCCGGACCGGGTGCGGAACTGGCTGCGCGGGCCCGACAGCGCCGGTGGGGTGCTGCACCTGGCCTGCCACGGCACAGTCGAGGAGCACCGCAGGCACAGTGCGTACCTCGCGCTCAGCGGCGGCGAACTCGCCGCCGAGGAGATGACGGAGGCGGCCCGGGGGCCGGGCGGGGACGCCACCGCGCTGGAGCTCGTGGTGCTGGCGGCCTGCCGCAGCCATGTATCGGGCCGTGGCCACAACGAGGCGTACAGCCTGGCCACCGCGTTCCTGGTGACAGGTGCGCGGTCGGTGGTCGGTTCGCTGTGGCCGGTACCGGATGCCACCACGTCGGTGCTGATGTTCATGGTCCACCACTACCTGCGCCGGGAGGGCGAACCGCCCGGACGAGCCCTGCGGCGGGCGCAGTTGTGGATGCTCGACCCGATGCGGCGGATCCCGGACGACATGCCGGAGGCGCTGCGCGAGCGGGCGGCGGTTGTGGCCAGGGACGATCTCTCCGGTTGGGCGGGCTTCACCCATCTGGGACAGTAG
- a CDS encoding caspase family protein, with protein MPATPSDRPEHRAVHALLVGIDDYPAGRPSLTGCLNDIAAAHDWLRQGVDGPVRVKVLTNGSATVRAVIDGITGHLGRAEPGDTALLWFSGHGTEFAAGPERESTEATGYSQALVCHDGPLLDKDLGALLAESAGRGVHTVAVLDCCYSGGATRDHGLTARWAPPEPWWRRLRPAARDVQAPPAAASYVLLAACRLNELAYEDAFSGHQQGVFSRALLAALAGSGPAAAYRELLAAAHCRVQVSTGFQHPTLYPPDAGGPADQPLLGGAVRYPGAALLRQGPDGWEVDYGASHGLRDTGGAEGTEFTVTSPDAPDPGTGGSGEDPEGAATAPEPSAGGPTSTGPYSGPGSGSQKADPGAGTTGSRTVRAHTVRADRTLVVPCGWVPRAGQVYPVAVSALAVPPAWVTTDAPGEPRAARWLRTALASAGPGGGPSPLVRSGTIVAGSLGFRVAIRAGAARVLRRDGSQAVPPLPFEGEHDAWRVADCLVHLTRWHRLRDLSNVASPLNSLVGVEIIPSGSSTAEPPDGGGERVFRYGTGPEGPREPLVSIRIHNRSMSRTLWCVLLDLTDSYASHTALYRGDFIGPGRIGLALDGEPVRLSLPPGRPAVPGAEVGDWLKLIVAEGELNTVPFELPAWRPEAPTGRETGPAADGLLRFAAPTRPSRDLGPTAPRPPGQWGVVTLPLRTVVPGATVPDG; from the coding sequence ATGCCTGCGACACCGTCCGACAGACCGGAGCACAGGGCCGTCCACGCCCTCCTCGTGGGCATCGACGACTACCCCGCCGGCCGGCCTTCGCTGACCGGCTGTCTCAACGACATCGCCGCTGCGCACGACTGGTTGCGGCAGGGGGTCGACGGGCCCGTGCGGGTGAAGGTGCTGACGAACGGCTCCGCGACCGTGCGGGCGGTGATCGACGGCATCACCGGGCATCTCGGGCGGGCCGAACCCGGTGACACCGCACTGCTGTGGTTCTCCGGCCACGGTACGGAGTTCGCCGCAGGCCCCGAGCGCGAGTCGACCGAGGCCACCGGGTACAGCCAGGCCCTGGTCTGCCACGACGGGCCGCTGCTGGACAAGGATCTCGGCGCGCTTCTGGCGGAGTCGGCCGGACGGGGGGTGCACACCGTCGCGGTCCTGGACTGCTGCTATTCGGGCGGCGCCACCCGGGATCACGGGCTCACGGCGCGCTGGGCGCCGCCCGAGCCGTGGTGGCGGCGGCTGCGGCCGGCGGCGCGGGACGTGCAGGCACCGCCGGCAGCCGCCTCCTACGTCCTGCTCGCAGCGTGCCGGCTCAACGAACTCGCCTACGAGGACGCGTTCTCCGGTCACCAACAGGGGGTTTTCAGCCGTGCCCTGCTCGCCGCGCTGGCCGGCTCCGGCCCGGCTGCCGCCTACCGTGAGCTGCTGGCCGCCGCGCACTGCCGGGTCCAGGTCTCCACCGGCTTCCAGCACCCCACCCTCTACCCGCCGGACGCGGGCGGGCCCGCCGATCAGCCCCTGCTCGGCGGGGCCGTGCGGTATCCCGGCGCCGCCCTCCTGCGCCAGGGCCCCGACGGCTGGGAGGTCGACTACGGCGCCTCTCACGGATTGCGCGACACGGGCGGCGCGGAGGGCACGGAATTCACGGTGACGAGCCCGGACGCACCTGACCCGGGCACCGGGGGGAGCGGCGAGGATCCGGAAGGCGCCGCGACGGCACCGGAGCCGTCGGCCGGCGGACCGACCTCGACCGGCCCGTACAGCGGCCCCGGCTCGGGCAGCCAGAAGGCTGACCCCGGCGCCGGTACCACCGGTTCACGCACTGTCCGCGCCCACACAGTCCGCGCGGACCGGACACTCGTCGTACCGTGCGGGTGGGTGCCGCGGGCGGGGCAGGTCTATCCGGTGGCGGTGTCCGCGCTGGCGGTGCCGCCCGCGTGGGTGACGACCGACGCTCCGGGCGAGCCGCGCGCCGCGAGGTGGCTGCGCACCGCGCTCGCGTCGGCGGGCCCCGGCGGCGGGCCGAGCCCACTGGTGCGGTCCGGGACGATCGTGGCCGGCTCGCTGGGCTTCCGGGTGGCGATCAGGGCGGGAGCGGCCCGCGTGCTGCGCAGGGACGGCAGCCAGGCCGTACCGCCGCTTCCCTTCGAGGGCGAGCACGACGCGTGGCGGGTCGCGGACTGTCTGGTCCACCTCACCCGATGGCACCGGCTGCGGGACCTGTCGAACGTGGCCTCGCCCCTCAATTCCCTGGTCGGGGTCGAGATCATCCCGTCGGGCAGTTCCACTGCCGAACCGCCTGACGGCGGTGGCGAGCGGGTCTTCCGCTACGGTACCGGGCCCGAAGGCCCGCGCGAGCCGCTGGTGTCGATCCGGATTCACAACCGCTCCATGTCCCGCACTCTGTGGTGCGTGCTGCTGGACCTCACCGACAGCTACGCGAGCCACACCGCCCTCTACCGCGGCGACTTCATCGGCCCGGGGCGCATCGGGCTCGCGCTGGACGGCGAGCCGGTACGGCTGTCGCTGCCACCCGGGCGTCCGGCGGTACCCGGCGCCGAGGTGGGCGACTGGCTCAAACTGATCGTCGCTGAAGGGGAATTGAACACCGTGCCGTTCGAACTCCCCGCCTGGAGACCGGAGGCGCCGACCGGCCGGGAGACGGGCCCGGCCGCCGACGGCCTGCTGAGGTTCGCCGCGCCCACCCGTCCCAGCCGCGATCTCGGGCCCACCGCCCCGCGGCCGCCGGGCCAGTGGGGGGTGGTGACGCTGCCACTGCGGACGGTCGTCCCCGGCGCTACTGTCCCAGATGGGTGA
- a CDS encoding AAA family ATPase produces the protein MANYAESRHDLENYLSARVPVIGLRTIEQQRALRLVKEVVAQPRRSAQPFWIYTRATGLRDLRTNASVQDDRSLTGAMDFAAAQFTARPQATMVLVDPDGLESDTPFTRHVAELARLADSNAGSIVLVTDNPIWSGLQRLGMSLRLDLPDSAEMYGIVNDFLTDHKGVVPISWTQDDARRASEFLQGVTEGEAVNLMATVVAKGSVEQDDVLALARSKDRIFNDLAGLERMPLKSADYTVGGLSNLRDWLDRKHRLMHADLRGTALRPPRGVLLVGVPGCGKSLSAKAVAQSWQLPLYRLDIASIHGKYLGESEGRMREALDTADRVAPCILWIDEIEKGLAGGNDSSGVPQRVLGQFLFWLQESNSRAFVVATANDVRSLPPELLRKGRFDELFFVDLPDEDDRKEIIELYYRRYVKAEPDPDQVQRLVDISEGFAGADIESALHDVGAEVLLGGGAERLEPSFVLETFANTTPLSRTNPEQIEDIRTWGRDRAVPAGRQSSSTPGTPGSATRRVVFLGD, from the coding sequence ATGGCGAACTACGCCGAAAGCCGGCACGACCTGGAGAACTACCTCAGCGCGCGGGTTCCGGTCATCGGGCTGCGCACCATCGAGCAGCAGCGGGCGTTGCGCCTCGTCAAGGAGGTCGTGGCGCAACCGCGGCGCAGCGCCCAACCGTTCTGGATATACACCCGGGCCACCGGCCTACGGGACCTGCGGACGAATGCCAGCGTGCAGGACGACCGCTCACTCACCGGTGCGATGGACTTCGCGGCCGCGCAGTTCACCGCCCGTCCGCAGGCCACGATGGTCCTCGTGGACCCCGACGGTCTGGAGTCCGACACACCCTTCACCCGCCACGTGGCCGAACTCGCCCGGCTGGCCGACTCCAACGCGGGCAGCATCGTGCTCGTCACCGACAACCCGATCTGGAGCGGGCTCCAGCGGCTCGGCATGAGCCTGCGGCTCGACCTGCCGGACTCCGCCGAGATGTACGGGATCGTGAACGACTTCCTCACCGACCACAAGGGCGTTGTGCCGATCTCCTGGACCCAGGACGACGCTCGCCGAGCCTCGGAGTTCCTGCAGGGTGTAACCGAGGGCGAGGCTGTCAACCTGATGGCCACCGTCGTCGCCAAGGGGTCGGTCGAGCAGGACGACGTGCTGGCGCTGGCCCGCTCCAAGGACCGGATCTTCAACGACCTGGCCGGACTTGAGCGGATGCCCCTGAAGTCCGCCGACTACACGGTCGGCGGCCTGTCCAACCTGCGCGATTGGCTCGACCGCAAGCACCGGCTGATGCACGCGGACCTGCGCGGGACGGCTCTGCGCCCCCCGCGCGGCGTGTTGCTGGTGGGGGTGCCGGGCTGCGGGAAGTCCCTGTCCGCGAAGGCCGTCGCCCAGTCCTGGCAACTCCCGTTGTACCGGCTGGACATCGCCAGCATCCACGGCAAGTACCTGGGCGAGTCCGAGGGCCGGATGCGCGAGGCGCTGGACACCGCCGACCGAGTCGCGCCCTGCATCCTGTGGATCGACGAGATCGAGAAGGGCCTGGCCGGCGGCAACGACTCATCGGGAGTGCCGCAGCGGGTACTGGGCCAGTTCCTCTTCTGGCTGCAGGAGTCCAATTCCCGCGCGTTCGTCGTCGCCACCGCCAACGATGTCCGGAGCCTTCCCCCGGAGCTGCTCCGCAAGGGCCGCTTCGACGAGCTGTTCTTCGTCGACCTCCCCGACGAGGACGACCGCAAGGAGATCATCGAGCTGTACTACCGCCGTTACGTCAAGGCCGAACCCGATCCCGACCAGGTGCAGCGCCTGGTGGACATCTCCGAGGGCTTCGCAGGCGCCGATATCGAGTCCGCCCTCCACGACGTCGGTGCTGAAGTCCTCCTGGGAGGCGGCGCCGAGCGGCTCGAACCGTCCTTCGTGCTGGAGACCTTCGCCAACACCACCCCGCTCAGCCGCACCAACCCCGAGCAGATCGAGGACATCCGCACCTGGGGCCGCGACCGCGCCGTTCCCGCCGGCCGCCAGTCCTCCTCGACTCCCGGCACCCCGGGCTCCGCGACCCGCCGCGTCGTCTTCCTCGGCGACTGA
- a CDS encoding helix-turn-helix domain-containing protein, translating to MLPPGTAPAAPPHVPSAVAHPAGGAALSAQRRLGLTLYRLRLERELSLRALARLLGYSAHSVFVDVERGQRLPSEALVGAYERAFGLPPGSLLNLRRQALAERAERLTDALSRTLEPAPAVPLAVPSAAPASRWRSRAIRVASALVRLPTAARGPGRLPSAPDGSDSRPRL from the coding sequence GTGCTCCCGCCCGGGACGGCACCCGCTGCCCCACCTCACGTCCCGTCCGCGGTCGCGCACCCGGCGGGCGGCGCCGCCCTCTCGGCGCAGCGGCGCCTCGGCCTCACGCTCTACCGCCTCCGGCTGGAACGCGAACTATCGCTACGCGCGCTGGCCCGACTGCTCGGCTACAGCGCCCACAGCGTCTTCGTGGACGTTGAGCGGGGGCAGCGGCTGCCCTCCGAAGCGCTGGTGGGCGCCTACGAGCGTGCCTTCGGCCTGCCGCCCGGCTCGCTGCTGAATCTGCGCCGGCAGGCGCTGGCCGAGCGGGCGGAGCGCCTGACCGACGCGCTGTCCCGCACGTTGGAGCCGGCGCCCGCTGTACCGCTCGCCGTACCGTCTGCCGCGCCCGCCTCCCGCTGGCGCAGCAGGGCCATCCGCGTCGCGTCGGCCCTTGTCCGGCTGCCGACCGCCGCCCGAGGCCCCGGCCGCCTCCCGAGCGCCCCGGACGGGAGCGATTCCCGCCCCCGGCTGTGA
- a CDS encoding tetratricopeptide repeat protein yields the protein MSDPTHQPAPAHLFLAGALRRDRRECLGTLLLPGPAHPAVRVIDANRRSGGPYTVAGALMRALVPAALIERPDLVATHQVEILTAADDLRGIVPATQETLTSLAVPSERTRFYARQRTLRIAHGLKEFLHDLLSAPGQGPCAVVVDGLDHADPTDAEFIAVLLRRMDPAVLTVVAGGTTGLLDPAAEAPAEPGTPLGERLPTALLRYCRRVDCAPAQAPAGSPGEPRALAARYVAGDCRDDDPAMLAAYRDLAPDERQRLHDTRADQLEAAEDPVTALGALPFHREHGSDPLGAGLAAMEQAMTTCVLHGFYDAVLDFCRRGRALTDWETTARRRWTFSTLLPTTLSALGRADEAEAICDEARVHLRDPRVHMQVAYATAMLYTRHRAPGRRDHERATAWINTAIAISGLLPDARSRAFSTVFHHNGLALIEAHRGRPLEALELVTQGMAALDRELGEGEHDLHRSVLRHNRATVLTGLGRYEEALAEFRVVIDADPYYPEYHLDLGNLLQRMGRHEEAAAAYDTVTRLGPPFPELYYNRGDLRNGQGDEEGALADFGYVLELDPGFVDAYVNRAGLLLDRGETEAAEHDIRAGLELAPDSPLLLAALGRLHADRAEAESARTAFDRALSAAPDLVVALCGRAGLAFDAGESDAALDDFGRAVEAAPHDPAIRYNRAFVLRSVGRWDEALADLEAAAADTPDDPEVQEALEECRQRLAAA from the coding sequence ATGTCTGACCCGACGCACCAGCCGGCCCCCGCTCACCTCTTCCTGGCCGGAGCGCTGCGGCGAGACCGGCGCGAGTGCCTCGGGACGCTGCTGCTGCCCGGCCCCGCGCATCCCGCGGTGCGGGTGATCGACGCGAACCGGCGGTCGGGTGGCCCGTACACGGTGGCCGGCGCGCTGATGCGCGCCCTGGTGCCGGCGGCGCTGATCGAGCGCCCGGATCTGGTCGCCACGCACCAGGTGGAGATCCTCACCGCCGCCGACGACCTGCGCGGCATCGTTCCCGCCACCCAGGAGACGCTGACCTCGTTGGCGGTGCCGAGCGAGCGGACCCGGTTCTACGCCCGGCAGCGGACGCTGCGCATCGCGCACGGTCTCAAGGAGTTCCTGCACGACCTGCTGTCCGCCCCGGGGCAGGGTCCCTGCGCCGTGGTCGTCGACGGCCTCGACCACGCCGACCCCACCGACGCGGAGTTCATCGCGGTCCTGCTGCGCCGGATGGACCCGGCGGTGCTGACTGTGGTGGCCGGGGGCACCACCGGGCTGCTCGACCCGGCCGCGGAGGCGCCCGCCGAACCCGGAACCCCCCTGGGCGAGCGGCTGCCCACCGCTCTCCTGCGGTACTGCCGCCGAGTGGACTGCGCCCCCGCCCAGGCGCCGGCCGGATCGCCCGGGGAGCCGCGCGCGCTCGCGGCGCGGTACGTGGCCGGCGACTGCCGGGACGACGACCCGGCGATGCTCGCGGCGTACCGTGACCTGGCACCGGACGAGCGGCAGCGCCTGCACGACACACGCGCCGACCAACTGGAGGCGGCCGAAGACCCCGTTACGGCGCTCGGCGCCCTGCCGTTCCACCGCGAGCACGGCTCGGATCCGCTCGGTGCGGGCCTGGCGGCGATGGAGCAGGCGATGACCACCTGCGTGCTGCACGGCTTCTACGACGCAGTGCTGGACTTCTGCCGACGGGGTAGGGCGCTGACCGACTGGGAGACCACCGCGCGCCGACGCTGGACGTTCTCCACGCTGCTCCCCACCACGCTGTCCGCACTCGGCCGGGCGGACGAGGCCGAGGCGATCTGCGACGAGGCCCGCGTCCACCTGCGTGACCCGCGCGTCCACATGCAGGTCGCGTACGCCACCGCCATGCTGTACACCCGCCACCGCGCGCCCGGCCGCCGGGACCACGAGCGGGCGACGGCATGGATCAACACGGCCATCGCCATCTCCGGCCTCCTGCCCGACGCTCGCAGCCGGGCCTTCAGCACCGTCTTCCACCACAACGGGCTTGCGTTGATCGAGGCCCACCGGGGGCGCCCGTTGGAGGCGCTGGAACTCGTCACCCAGGGCATGGCCGCGCTCGACCGCGAACTCGGCGAGGGCGAGCACGATCTGCATCGCTCGGTGCTGCGCCACAACCGCGCCACCGTGCTGACGGGGCTGGGGCGGTACGAGGAGGCGCTCGCCGAATTCCGCGTGGTGATCGACGCGGACCCGTACTACCCCGAGTACCACCTCGACCTGGGCAACCTCCTCCAGCGAATGGGCCGTCACGAGGAGGCCGCCGCCGCCTACGACACCGTGACCCGGCTCGGTCCGCCCTTCCCCGAGCTGTACTACAACCGTGGCGACCTGCGGAACGGGCAGGGCGACGAGGAGGGTGCGCTCGCCGATTTCGGCTACGTGCTCGAACTCGATCCCGGGTTCGTGGACGCCTACGTCAACCGTGCGGGCCTGCTCCTGGACCGCGGTGAGACCGAAGCAGCCGAGCACGACATCCGCGCGGGGCTGGAGTTGGCTCCGGACAGCCCGCTGCTCCTCGCCGCGCTGGGCCGGCTGCACGCCGACCGCGCGGAGGCGGAGAGCGCCCGGACGGCCTTCGACCGGGCGCTCTCCGCCGCCCCCGACCTGGTCGTCGCGCTGTGCGGCCGGGCCGGCCTCGCCTTCGACGCCGGGGAATCCGACGCCGCCCTCGACGACTTCGGCCGCGCGGTCGAGGCGGCGCCCCACGACCCCGCCATCCGCTACAACCGCGCGTTCGTGCTGCGCAGCGTCGGCCGCTGGGACGAGGCGCTGGCCGACCTCGAGGCGGCGGCGGCCGACACCCCCGACGACCCGGAGGTGCAGGAGGCGCTGGAGGAGTGCAGGCAGCGGCTCGCCGCCGCGTGA